The proteins below are encoded in one region of Lytechinus pictus isolate F3 Inbred chromosome 11, Lp3.0, whole genome shotgun sequence:
- the LOC129271515 gene encoding coiled-coil domain-containing protein 152-like: MESSARGIDLDKVVEEFNSWQRLHERLVQEKEGLQNEVSLLQREYEASKERHTQTMEDFKQTQEMVTKLQNMLKLKCNLEDENQELKDKVTNVIDELAITREEHKLAMSQSDEKMDELYKTHRQEIEDLLETTTAEREKEVGILKESLHAKMNEVSKLHKQLAELEREKHTEVTRVRLEYDAKLLKLQKEITRAQQQSSKTANRGSDIYRQKLMNAKAESDQQISSLKRTISDLQRRLDVQTGGTYGPKRKF, from the exons ATGGAGTCGTCAGCAAGGGGCATTGACTTGGACAAAGTGGTTGAGGAGTTTAATTCTTGGCAGAGG cTGCATGAAAGGCTTGTCCAAGAAAAAGAAGGGCTTCAGAATGAAGTCAGTCTGCTGCAAAGAGAGTATGAAGCATCAAAAGAGAGACACACACAGACAATGGAAG atttcaaGCAAACGCAAGAGATGGTTACCAAGCTTCAAAATATGCTCAAACTGAAGTGCAATCTTGAAG aTGAGAACCAAGAACTGAAGGACAAAGTGACAAATGTTATAGATGAGCTTGCCATTACAAGAGAG GAACACAAACTAGCCATGAGCCAGTCTGACGAGAAGATGGATGAACTGTATAAAACTCACAGGCAGGAAATAGAGGATCTCTTGGAAACTACTACAGCAGAGA GAGAGAAGGAGGTTGGGATATTAAAGGAGAGTTTACATGCTAAGATGAATGAGGTTAGTAAGCTTCACAAGCAGTTAGCTGAACTGGAGAGAGAGAAACATACTGAAGTTACAAGGGTTAGGCTTGAG TATGATGCTAAGCTGTTGAAACTGCAAAAAGAAATCACACGAGCCCAACAACAGAGCTCAAAGACTGCTAACAGGGGTAGTGATATATACAGACAG AAACTGATGAACGCAAAAGCAGAGTCCGACCAGCAGATTTCATCCCTCAAGAGAACCATATCAGACCTTCAGAGGAGACTTGATGTGCAAACAGGAGGCACTTATGGACCAAAGAGAAAGTTCTAA